In Labrys monachus, the genomic stretch GCCGGGGCGCTTATTCTTCGTCGTCGGAGCTGTTGTTGGCCGGCGGAACCAGGCCTTCCAGGCCTCGCAGCAGCTCTTCCTCGGACATGCGGTCGAAGGCGACGTTGTCGTCCGAATCGCCGCCGGCGAGCGAAGCAGGGTCCGTCTCCGGTTCATCCACTTCGACATATTTCTGCATCGAGTGAATGAGGTCTTCCTTGAGGTCGTCCGGC encodes the following:
- the rpoZ gene encoding DNA-directed RNA polymerase subunit omega, giving the protein MARVTVEDCIDKVENRFELVLLASHRARMIAGGAQLTVDRDRDKNPVVALREIADEHLTPDDLKEDLIHSMQKYVEVDEPETDPASLAGGDSDDNVAFDRMSEEELLRGLEGLVPPANNSSDDEE